One bacterium DNA segment encodes these proteins:
- a CDS encoding HipA domain-containing protein, which produces MADKKVYVYINLSGKDYLVGEMWSHFSKNKETSSFEYSNEWLNRQDSFSLEPNLFLGKGKQLARKGIKIFGAFGDSAPDTWGRILMRRYEAKLAKEENRPIKTLNEIDYLLGVNDEARQGALRFKEAAGADFLFPSSIKSIPPLVYLPKLLAAADKVEANDEKFEDIRLLLLPGSSLGGARPKASVIDKAENLCIAKFPKNTDTHNLVLWEAVALTLAKNAGINTPDWFLEKIGNKDVIIIKRFDRNGKTRIPFLSAMSMLNAVDNDEITHSYLDIADSLRQYGSSPKADLVELWKRIVFSIMISNTDDHLRNHGFLYESEMGWRLSPVYDINPNPQNAGSLTTYISQDDNSADIKLAFSVAEYFGLKNNEANFIADEIKKSVQKWVDTAKSLGLKRSEIEQMSNAFKV; this is translated from the coding sequence ATGGCAGATAAAAAAGTATATGTATATATAAATTTAAGCGGGAAAGATTATCTTGTTGGTGAAATGTGGTCACATTTCAGTAAAAACAAAGAAACTTCCTCTTTTGAGTATTCTAATGAATGGCTAAATCGGCAAGACTCATTTTCATTAGAGCCCAATTTGTTTTTGGGCAAGGGAAAACAATTAGCAAGAAAAGGAATTAAAATTTTTGGGGCCTTTGGTGATTCAGCTCCTGATACATGGGGCAGAATTTTGATGAGAAGATATGAAGCTAAACTTGCAAAAGAAGAAAATAGACCCATTAAAACATTAAATGAAATTGATTATTTGCTTGGCGTAAATGATGAAGCAAGACAAGGTGCTTTAAGGTTCAAAGAAGCTGCGGGTGCAGATTTTTTATTTCCTTCAAGTATAAAATCAATTCCGCCCTTGGTGTATCTGCCTAAATTATTGGCTGCCGCAGATAAAGTTGAAGCAAATGATGAAAAATTTGAAGATATAAGACTTTTACTTCTTCCGGGTTCTTCTTTAGGCGGAGCCAGACCAAAAGCTTCCGTAATTGATAAAGCAGAAAATCTTTGTATTGCAAAATTTCCTAAAAATACTGATACGCACAATTTAGTACTCTGGGAAGCTGTTGCTTTGACTTTGGCAAAAAACGCAGGGATTAATACACCAGATTGGTTTTTGGAAAAAATTGGGAATAAGGATGTCATTATAATAAAAAGGTTTGATCGAAACGGAAAAACAAGAATTCCGTTTTTATCAGCTATGAGTATGCTAAATGCTGTTGATAATGATGAAATAACTCATAGCTACCTTGATATAGCAGACTCTTTAAGACAATATGGCTCAAGTCCAAAAGCCGATTTAGTCGAACTCTGGAAAAGGATTGTCTTTTCAATAATGATTTCTAATACCGATGATCATTTAAGGAATCACGGATTTTTGTACGAATCGGAAATGGGTTGGCGATTGTCGCCTGTCTATGATATTAACCCTAATCCTCAAAATGCCGGCAGTTTAACAACGTATATTTCACAAGATGATAATTCTGCTGATATTAAATTGGCATTTAGTGTTGCTGAATATTTTGGATTAAAAAATAATGAAGCAAATTTTATCGCAGATGAAATTAAAAAATCTGTTCAAAAATGGGTAGATACCGCAAAGTCATTAGGGTTGAAACGTTCGGAAATAGAACAAATGAGTAATGCTTTTAAGGTTTAA